GGAAACGTTTTCCGCATCTCCCGCCAAGCCGCGAAGACGCAAAGGAACCGCAAAGGAAGACAAAGTGCAATCTTATGCTCCATTTTGCGTTCTAATTGTGGGAAGGTGTTGTTACTATGAGATCCGCAATAATTTTACTCGCAGCCGTTATACTGTTTCCGATGAGCGCATTTTCACAGCAGGAGACCATCGGCAAATGGAAGCTGGGCTCTTACAGCCTTGCTTCGAAAAAGGCCTACAACATCAGTGAATTCGGCACATATATCGAGTTCGCCGCAGAGATGCGTTTCGGCGGCAGCACGGGCTGCAACTCGTATCGAGGGCAATTTGTGCAAAAGGACGGTGAGATATCGGCGGGCGACATCATCTCGACCGACATGATGTGCCCGGGCGAAAAGGGCGAATTCGAGGTTGAATTTCTCGACCTGCTCGGCAAGGTAAACAAGCTCGAGATCAAGGAAAACGCTCTCTCCTTGTCGGATACGCGAACGGGATATTTTCTGCGATTTACAAAAGACAAACCTGAGACAGTTTCTGATACGGAAAATGACAACGAGACCGAAACGATCTATGTTGCGAACCGCACCGTCCGCTGCCGCGGCATCGAACCGCTCCGCTGCATGCTCATCAAGCGAAACCGTAACGCGAAGTGGGAAAATTACTATGATTCGATCATCGGTTTCGACTATCAGCCCGGCCAATTCTACAAATTGAAGGTCCGCCGTACGCCCGCTCCCAAAGGCAATGAACTTTGTGCCTACCGCCACCAACTCGTAAAGGTACTGGCAAAAGGCAAACAAGAAGTGACGATCTATCGTTAGAAAACCTGTCAGAACCACCTGCGGAGGTTGACGTTCCCGTCAACACTGGCATGTCTTTTGTGCCGGAACCGGGTGGTTTAGCTCAGGCCTCGAAGTTGCAGAAGCCCGCGCGTGAGCAAGGGCGATATCCGGAGCGTGGGCTGAAACAGAAAAACATCCGGCGGAAGATGTTTGCGTTCAGTGTTTTTATAAATGGTTCGCTATCGCCCTTGCTCACGCGCGGGCTTCGGCAACTTCGCGTAAACAAAAAAGAGGCCGTCCTTTCGGACGGCCTCATTGTGTTTTAGCATCGCAGAGCGTTTAGCTTACTTTCGGCTTAGCGGCCTTTTCAGCTTTGCGCTTTTCCATGCGTTCCTTGAAACGGAGCTCCATTTTCTGCTTGTGCTCTTCCAATTTCGCCTTCTGTTCTGCGGTCAGTACTGCATGGATCTGATCGCGGACCGAACGCTGTTTGGCGATCTGCTGATCGCGGAGAGCGGTCATGCGTGCTTCCTGTGCTGCGGTGATGGTGCCTTCAAATTTCGCTTTGCGAAGTTCGCGCATTTCCATCATCACTGTGGGATCCGGACGGTTTGCTTCGCGGATAGCCCTGATCTGGATCTTCTGCGCATCGGTCAGATCGAGTCCGCGCATCATCATGCCGCCCATACGGCCTTTCATCATGCCGCGGCCTTTAAAACCGCCGCGTCCCATGCCGCGTTTGTCCCAGCCGCCTTCACGTTTATAGGTCTTTTCCGCCTTGTTCTTGTCGCCTTTATCGGTGGAACTGTCCTGAGCGACTACGGCTGTCGAGAAGATCGCTACACCGA
This sequence is a window from Acidobacteriota bacterium. Protein-coding genes within it:
- a CDS encoding META and DUF4377 domain-containing protein; amino-acid sequence: MSAFSQQETIGKWKLGSYSLASKKAYNISEFGTYIEFAAEMRFGGSTGCNSYRGQFVQKDGEISAGDIISTDMMCPGEKGEFEVEFLDLLGKVNKLEIKENALSLSDTRTGYFLRFTKDKPETVSDTENDNETETIYVANRTVRCRGIEPLRCMLIKRNRNAKWENYYDSIIGFDYQPGQFYKLKVRRTPAPKGNELCAYRHQLVKVLAKGKQEVTIYR
- a CDS encoding Spy/CpxP family protein refolding chaperone — translated: MTIKNKILSVFTLALGVAIFSTAVVAQDSSTDKGDKNKAEKTYKREGGWDKRGMGRGGFKGRGMMKGRMGGMMMRGLDLTDAQKIQIRAIREANRPDPTVMMEMRELRKAKFEGTITAAQEARMTALRDQQIAKQRSVRDQIHAVLTAEQKAKLEEHKQKMELRFKERMEKRKAEKAAKPKVS